A single region of the Elizabethkingia sp. JS20170427COW genome encodes:
- a CDS encoding ATP-dependent Clp protease ATP-binding subunit codes for MEYQFSKGMNQVFNSSRQEAKRLQSEFLNTEHFLLGILDSNDSTAYAILGDFNIDLKQVKRKIESLNITHSNPAAMEDSKIPLTKMADHALKRAALECRLYKSNEINTVHLLLGILYKPEDPTTSILESYDVNYQTVSSLYKSILKENGDLPKNQAFDDDDDKDDAFGQMRKPTGNIGTSKSKTPVLDNFGRDLTALAKEDKLDPVIGREKEIERVSQILSRRKKNNPLLIGEPGVGKSSIAEGLALRIQQKKVSRVLFNKRVVTLDLASLVAGTKYRGQFEERMKAIMTELEKNRDVILFIDELHTIVGAGSSTGSLDASNMFKPALARGEIQCIGATTLDEYRQYIEKDGALERRFQKVMVEPTSIEESIQILNQIKDKYEDYHNVIYTDEAIKACVNLTARYITDRFLPDKAIDALDEAGSRVYIKNMKVPTEIIEYEKAIEEVKSLKQKAVKEQDYLKARQLKDEEERLQIELGLAQEKWDKEVKEKKETVTEENVAEVVSMMSGIPVTKVGKNELDKLSQMDDLLNGKVIGQEEAVKKVVKAIQRNRAGLKDPNRPIGTFIFLGTTGVGKTELAKVMARELFDSDDALIRIDMSEYMEKFAVSRLVGAPPGYVGYEEGGQLTEAVRRKPYAVILLDEIEKAHPDVFNILLQILDEGHVTDSLGRKIDFRNTIIILTSNIGTRDLKDFGDGVGFGTSAKKSSSDSRARSTIENALKKAFAPEFLNRIDDIIIFNALEKDDIKKIIRLELDKLYKRLEKLDYHVSLSDEAIDFIADKGWDKDFGARPLKRAIQKYIEDLLADLLVNKQMKEGDKIILKLNEAKDGLEPETQAKKSKEKKTPQE; via the coding sequence ATGGAATATCAATTCTCAAAAGGGATGAACCAAGTGTTCAACAGTAGCCGACAAGAGGCCAAGAGATTGCAGAGTGAATTCCTTAACACCGAACACTTTTTACTTGGCATTTTAGACTCTAACGATTCTACTGCATATGCTATTTTAGGAGATTTCAATATTGACCTTAAACAGGTTAAAAGAAAAATTGAAAGCCTCAATATTACCCACAGCAACCCTGCTGCTATGGAAGATAGTAAAATACCGCTTACCAAAATGGCAGACCATGCTCTAAAGCGTGCTGCTTTAGAGTGTCGTTTATATAAATCTAATGAAATTAACACCGTACACCTTTTGTTAGGTATACTTTATAAACCTGAAGATCCTACAACTAGTATCTTAGAATCTTATGATGTTAATTACCAAACCGTTTCTTCTTTATACAAATCCATCCTAAAAGAAAATGGAGACTTGCCTAAAAACCAAGCTTTTGACGACGATGATGATAAAGACGATGCTTTTGGACAAATGCGTAAACCTACTGGAAATATAGGGACAAGCAAGAGCAAGACTCCTGTTTTAGATAACTTTGGTAGAGACTTAACCGCTCTTGCAAAAGAGGACAAACTAGATCCAGTTATCGGTAGAGAAAAAGAAATTGAAAGAGTTTCCCAAATCCTTAGCCGACGCAAGAAAAACAACCCTCTCCTTATTGGAGAACCTGGGGTTGGAAAATCATCTATTGCTGAAGGCTTGGCTTTAAGAATACAGCAGAAAAAAGTTTCTCGAGTACTTTTTAACAAGCGAGTAGTCACTCTTGATTTGGCAAGCTTGGTAGCTGGAACCAAATATCGAGGCCAGTTTGAAGAAAGGATGAAAGCTATCATGACTGAATTGGAAAAAAACAGAGATGTTATCCTTTTCATCGATGAGTTACATACCATTGTAGGAGCAGGAAGTTCTACAGGAAGTTTAGACGCTTCTAATATGTTTAAACCTGCCTTAGCCAGAGGGGAAATCCAATGCATTGGGGCAACTACCCTTGATGAATACCGCCAGTACATAGAAAAAGATGGGGCATTGGAGCGCCGTTTCCAAAAGGTAATGGTAGAACCTACTTCTATCGAAGAGAGTATCCAAATCCTTAATCAAATTAAAGACAAATACGAGGATTACCATAATGTAATCTATACCGATGAAGCGATAAAAGCTTGCGTCAACCTAACAGCTAGATATATTACCGATAGATTCCTTCCAGATAAGGCTATTGACGCTTTGGATGAAGCAGGATCTAGAGTTTATATCAAAAATATGAAAGTCCCTACCGAAATTATAGAATATGAAAAAGCTATAGAAGAGGTAAAAAGCTTGAAACAAAAAGCCGTAAAAGAGCAAGACTATCTTAAAGCCCGACAACTTAAGGATGAAGAAGAGCGCTTACAAATAGAGCTAGGCCTTGCCCAAGAAAAATGGGATAAAGAAGTAAAAGAGAAAAAAGAAACCGTTACTGAAGAAAATGTCGCCGAGGTAGTTTCTATGATGAGCGGTATCCCTGTTACTAAGGTTGGCAAAAATGAATTGGATAAACTTTCCCAAATGGATGATTTGCTTAATGGAAAAGTAATAGGCCAAGAAGAAGCGGTGAAAAAAGTTGTAAAAGCAATACAAAGAAACCGAGCAGGTCTTAAAGATCCTAACCGCCCTATCGGAACCTTTATCTTCTTAGGAACAACAGGGGTTGGTAAAACCGAACTTGCAAAAGTAATGGCTCGTGAGCTGTTCGATTCTGATGATGCCCTTATCCGAATCGATATGAGCGAGTATATGGAAAAATTTGCGGTGAGCCGATTGGTAGGAGCGCCTCCGGGATACGTTGGTTATGAAGAAGGTGGACAGCTTACCGAAGCAGTTCGTAGGAAACCTTACGCTGTAATCTTATTAGATGAGATTGAAAAAGCCCATCCGGATGTTTTCAACATTTTGCTCCAGATATTAGATGAAGGACATGTTACCGATAGCTTAGGTAGAAAAATAGACTTCAGAAATACCATTATCATCCTTACTTCTAACATTGGAACCCGAGATCTAAAAGACTTTGGAGATGGCGTTGGCTTTGGAACTTCTGCTAAAAAATCCTCTTCGGACTCTAGGGCAAGAAGCACCATCGAAAATGCTCTTAAAAAAGCTTTTGCTCCTGAATTCTTAAACAGAATTGATGACATTATCATCTTTAATGCTTTAGAGAAAGACGATATCAAAAAAATTATTCGTCTAGAACTGGACAAACTTTACAAGAGACTAGAAAAACTAGATTACCATGTTAGCTTATCTGATGAAGCTATAGACTTTATTGCTGACAAGGGATGGGATAAAGACTTTGGTGCTAGACCTTTAAAAAGAGCTATCCAAAAATATATAGAAGATTTATTAGCTGATTTGTTAGTGAACAAACAAATGAAAGAAGGTGATAAAATAATCTTAAAGCTTAACGAAGCCAAAGATGGACTAGAGCCTGAAACTCAAGCGAAGAAATCTAAAGAAAAGAAAACTCCCCAAGAGTAA
- a CDS encoding YifB family Mg chelatase-like AAA ATPase, giving the protein MLVKVYGSAIHGVSAQCITVEVNIDKGVGYHLVGLPDNAIKESSHRISTVLKNLGYKIMGRKIIINMAPADLRKEGAAYDLTIAMGILVASNQISARNLDQYIIMGELSLDGSLQPIKGILPIAIKAREDGFKGIILPAQNTREAAIVNDLEVYGVSNITEVIDFFDKGISLSRTEFDTRAEFQNRIEDFPFDFNEVKGQDTAKRALEIAAAGGHNIILIGPPGSGKTMLAKRVPSILPPLSIREALETTKIHSVAGKIGAESSLLTVRPFRSPHHTISDVALVGGGSYPQPGEISLAHNGVLFLDEMPEFKRTVLEVMRQPLEDREVTISRAKFNVVYPASFMLVASMNPSPSGYFPDDPNNTSTSFEMQRYMNKLSGPLLDRIDIHIEVNKVEFEQLSDKKKGESSKQIRERVVKARAIQNLRYEKSAIHYNAQMGPKEIERYCELDEVALQLLKTAMEKLNLSARAYDRILKVARTIADLENEKNIAPVHISEAIQYRSLDREFWNA; this is encoded by the coding sequence ATGTTAGTTAAAGTTTATGGAAGTGCTATTCATGGAGTATCTGCCCAATGTATAACTGTGGAAGTGAATATCGATAAAGGAGTAGGTTATCATTTAGTAGGATTGCCAGACAATGCAATAAAAGAAAGTAGCCACCGGATTTCCACAGTGCTGAAGAATTTAGGATATAAGATCATGGGGAGAAAGATAATCATCAATATGGCTCCAGCAGATCTTAGAAAAGAAGGAGCTGCCTATGATCTTACCATTGCTATGGGGATTTTGGTAGCAAGCAATCAGATTTCCGCTCGAAATCTAGATCAATATATTATTATGGGAGAGCTCTCATTAGACGGTAGCCTACAGCCAATTAAAGGGATATTGCCTATTGCGATAAAAGCTAGGGAAGATGGCTTTAAAGGGATAATATTGCCCGCACAAAATACTAGAGAGGCAGCTATTGTTAATGATTTAGAAGTATATGGAGTAAGCAATATCACCGAAGTTATAGATTTCTTCGATAAAGGAATTTCTTTATCGAGAACTGAATTTGATACAAGAGCTGAATTTCAAAACAGAATAGAGGATTTTCCTTTTGATTTTAATGAAGTAAAAGGTCAGGATACCGCTAAAAGGGCATTAGAAATAGCTGCCGCAGGTGGGCATAATATTATATTAATAGGTCCTCCAGGTAGTGGAAAAACCATGCTGGCTAAGAGGGTTCCGAGCATTTTACCTCCATTAAGTATTCGGGAGGCTTTGGAGACTACCAAAATACATTCTGTTGCGGGTAAAATAGGAGCAGAATCTTCACTGTTAACCGTGAGGCCTTTTCGTTCTCCTCATCATACAATTTCAGATGTTGCTTTGGTAGGAGGGGGAAGTTACCCACAACCAGGGGAAATTTCTTTGGCACATAACGGGGTGTTATTTCTAGATGAAATGCCTGAATTTAAAAGGACTGTTTTAGAGGTGATGAGGCAACCTTTAGAAGATAGAGAGGTTACCATTTCTAGAGCAAAATTTAATGTGGTGTATCCTGCAAGTTTTATGTTGGTAGCTTCTATGAATCCCAGCCCTTCGGGATATTTTCCAGATGATCCCAATAATACTTCCACTAGTTTTGAAATGCAAAGGTATATGAACAAACTCTCAGGACCTCTATTAGACAGAATCGATATTCATATTGAAGTAAATAAAGTAGAGTTTGAGCAACTTTCTGACAAAAAGAAAGGAGAATCTAGCAAACAAATTCGGGAGCGAGTGGTAAAGGCAAGGGCAATACAAAATTTACGATATGAAAAGTCTGCCATCCATTATAATGCGCAAATGGGACCTAAAGAAATTGAAAGATATTGCGAGCTAGATGAGGTTGCTCTTCAGCTTCTGAAAACAGCAATGGAAAAACTAAATCTATCGGCAAGGGCGTATGATAGGATTTTAAAAGTTGCCCGCACAATTGCCGATTTGGAGAACGAAAAAAATATAGCCCCCGTACATATTTCGGAGGCCATACAATACCGTAGTCTAGATCGAGAATTTTGGAATGCTTAA
- a CDS encoding rhomboid family intramembrane serine protease, with product MPLFFLTLIWLGYFFQNLGWIGDCQGGIIPLYAEGLKGIIFSPFLHGSLDHIIGNSIPLAVFSFLIYEFYPKVADKVMLQAWLFSGLAVWLTPPIDFFESHTHYIPCIIGASGVIYVQAFFLFVSGIVRWTVKLMSISLLVALYYGGMIWGMIPEELLFSLSEPSKVAWQSHLAGGVIGVILAIIYRHQSEKRKKYIWEYPNYYNEKDDLLWQKYKAEYPGDFNELPHTQEDEIWDYLEELRKREK from the coding sequence ATGCCGTTGTTTTTTCTAACCTTAATATGGTTAGGATATTTTTTTCAAAATTTAGGTTGGATTGGAGATTGCCAAGGAGGGATTATCCCTTTATATGCTGAGGGGCTAAAGGGAATTATTTTTTCGCCGTTTTTACATGGTAGTTTGGATCATATTATCGGGAATTCTATTCCTTTGGCGGTTTTTAGTTTTCTGATTTATGAGTTTTACCCTAAAGTAGCAGATAAGGTGATGCTCCAAGCATGGTTATTTTCTGGCTTAGCTGTCTGGCTAACTCCTCCAATTGATTTTTTTGAAAGTCATACTCATTATATTCCTTGTATTATTGGGGCTAGTGGGGTTATTTATGTACAAGCATTTTTCTTATTTGTGAGTGGCATTGTACGATGGACAGTAAAGTTGATGAGCATATCTTTGTTGGTAGCGTTGTATTATGGAGGGATGATTTGGGGGATGATTCCCGAAGAGTTGCTGTTTTCTTTGTCAGAACCGAGTAAGGTTGCTTGGCAGTCCCATCTCGCAGGAGGAGTTATAGGGGTGATTTTGGCAATTATTTATCGACATCAAAGTGAAAAAAGGAAAAAATATATTTGGGAATATCCTAATTATTATAATGAAAAGGATGATTTGCTCTGGCAAAAATATAAGGCCGAATATCCTGGAGATTTTAATGAACTCCCACATACACAGGAAGATGAAATTTGGGATTATTTAGAAGAACTTAGGAAAAGAGAAAAATAA
- a CDS encoding YkgJ family cysteine cluster protein, which yields MDLQHYKEQALLKSKEHKKILDHLKKKTPKNLDYLVQDTHDEVFEEIDCLSCANCCKTTGPLFVEKDIERISKHLKMKAADFEAKYLRVDEDQDKVLQKLPCHFLMDDNKCSIYDVRPKACREYPHTDRKKIYQINHLTLKNTIICPAAFTFVEKLKKKIQSS from the coding sequence ATGGACTTACAACACTATAAAGAGCAAGCTCTCTTAAAATCCAAAGAGCATAAAAAAATTTTAGATCATTTAAAAAAGAAAACTCCCAAGAATTTAGATTATCTTGTTCAAGACACTCATGATGAGGTTTTCGAGGAGATAGATTGCCTTTCTTGTGCCAATTGTTGTAAGACTACTGGGCCTTTATTTGTTGAAAAAGATATCGAACGAATCTCTAAACATCTAAAGATGAAAGCTGCCGATTTCGAAGCCAAGTACTTAAGAGTAGATGAAGACCAAGACAAGGTTCTTCAAAAATTACCTTGCCACTTTTTAATGGACGATAACAAATGTTCTATTTACGATGTTCGTCCAAAAGCTTGTAGAGAATATCCTCATACAGACAGAAAGAAAATCTATCAGATTAATCACCTTACCTTAAAAAACACTATCATCTGCCCTGCTGCTTTCACTTTTGTAGAAAAACTAAAAAAGAAAATACAATCCTCCTAA
- the dprA gene encoding DNA-processing protein DprA, whose amino-acid sequence MSSEELIYAMALRSCPMIGDSTFRKMLAIAGSAKEAWELSGKELSKIRKIRKSVTESLGNPVYLEKAIQEIEFCEKNNIKIIYALQEKLPGLLSECEDAPVFLFQKGNFDREKNNISIVGTRNITSYGRKFVHGFLEAAKEKSIQTISGLALGVDTCVHEESLHFQIPTVAVIAHGFHLEIYPAKNRKLAEKILENQGAIFSEYSSQQSFIKENFIQRNRIVAGISPSTCIVETAFRGGAISTATFANNYNREVYALPGDINHKYSQGCNLLIAQNKASAIVDIAKLITDLGFQQTKEKQLDLFEDFKDYSKLDKDQKSVIEVIIKTPGIQLEELSEEIGIASYRLLPILLTLELETYIKTNSSKQYFPI is encoded by the coding sequence ATGTCTTCCGAGGAACTAATATATGCTATGGCTTTAAGGAGTTGTCCTATGATAGGCGACTCTACTTTTAGGAAAATGCTGGCTATAGCAGGTTCTGCAAAGGAAGCATGGGAACTTTCTGGAAAGGAACTCTCGAAAATTCGGAAAATCCGAAAATCGGTTACCGAAAGCTTAGGAAATCCCGTTTATTTGGAAAAAGCAATTCAGGAAATAGAGTTTTGTGAGAAGAACAATATTAAGATTATTTATGCGCTCCAAGAGAAATTACCAGGCCTTCTTTCTGAATGTGAAGATGCTCCCGTCTTTTTATTTCAAAAAGGGAATTTCGATAGAGAGAAGAATAATATTAGTATTGTAGGTACCCGTAACATTACTTCTTATGGACGAAAATTTGTACATGGTTTTTTGGAAGCTGCAAAAGAAAAGTCTATACAAACGATAAGTGGTTTGGCTTTGGGAGTAGATACTTGCGTTCATGAAGAGTCTTTACATTTCCAAATTCCTACTGTAGCAGTTATTGCACATGGTTTTCATTTAGAAATTTATCCTGCTAAGAATAGAAAACTGGCTGAAAAAATATTGGAAAATCAAGGAGCCATTTTTTCGGAATACTCTTCTCAACAATCTTTTATAAAGGAAAATTTTATACAAAGGAACCGTATTGTTGCAGGAATTTCTCCTTCAACATGCATTGTTGAAACCGCTTTTAGAGGAGGGGCTATCAGTACAGCAACGTTTGCTAATAATTATAATAGAGAAGTATATGCCCTACCAGGGGATATCAATCATAAGTACAGCCAAGGTTGTAACTTACTTATTGCTCAAAATAAGGCAAGTGCCATAGTGGATATCGCCAAACTCATTACAGATTTAGGATTCCAACAAACTAAAGAGAAACAACTGGATTTATTCGAAGATTTTAAAGATTATTCTAAATTGGATAAAGACCAAAAATCTGTAATAGAAGTGATTATAAAAACACCGGGAATACAATTAGAAGAACTTTCTGAGGAAATAGGAATAGCAAGTTATAGATTACTACCCATCCTATTAACCTTAGAACTGGAAACATATATTAAAACCAATTCCTCAAAACAATATTTTCCTATTTAG
- a CDS encoding DUF3078 domain-containing protein, with protein sequence MNKLWIGIGLFSFTFISAQIDKKPAVSPNRSIIDSINHNRWQENTVSLDSISAIKLVDIPKVKAETKLIQEDKIQPTEVTEPVPVTPYQIMNTPSERRWFIFGKNNVTFNQSSFSNWNPGGTNSFGINAKVNYTFVYKKNRHFLENNIQLGYGMVSSSGQSSRKTDDVINIFSNYGYDLGKNYYLSAGIQFLSQFSPGYNYNNTPDPTYDDRVSKFMAPGYLNVGAGISFNPKENFQIIFRPATGRFTFVLDPHLQKAGSYGLERDGQSVRTEFGALANILYKLEIMKGLSFTNQLNLFSSYASHPERVDISYTGTVNIKFNKFITTMITMDLLYDHDQLQRLQMKQTLGVGFSYDLGIQSKDRPDTKKLIKPFANSTSVKG encoded by the coding sequence ATGAATAAACTATGGATAGGGATAGGATTATTCTCCTTTACATTTATTTCCGCACAGATCGATAAAAAACCTGCTGTTAGCCCTAATAGATCAATTATAGACTCTATTAACCATAACCGCTGGCAAGAAAATACGGTTAGTTTAGATAGTATTTCAGCAATTAAATTAGTGGATATTCCTAAAGTAAAAGCAGAAACCAAGCTAATACAAGAGGATAAAATACAACCTACTGAGGTTACAGAACCTGTACCTGTTACTCCATATCAAATTATGAATACTCCTTCGGAGAGAAGATGGTTTATCTTTGGAAAAAACAATGTTACTTTTAACCAATCTTCCTTCTCTAACTGGAATCCAGGGGGGACTAATAGTTTTGGGATTAATGCTAAAGTTAATTATACTTTTGTTTACAAGAAAAATAGACATTTCCTAGAAAACAACATACAGCTAGGATACGGTATGGTATCTTCTTCAGGGCAGTCTAGCAGAAAAACAGATGATGTTATTAATATATTTTCCAATTATGGTTATGATTTAGGAAAAAATTATTATCTATCTGCGGGGATACAATTTTTATCTCAATTTTCACCAGGATATAATTACAATAATACGCCAGATCCTACCTATGATGATAGAGTTTCCAAATTTATGGCTCCTGGTTACCTAAATGTGGGTGCCGGTATCTCCTTTAACCCTAAAGAGAATTTCCAAATTATCTTTAGACCTGCTACAGGAAGGTTTACTTTTGTTTTAGACCCTCACCTTCAGAAGGCTGGTTCTTATGGTCTTGAAAGAGATGGGCAAAGTGTTAGAACAGAATTTGGTGCTTTAGCCAACATCCTTTATAAACTAGAAATTATGAAAGGGCTTTCCTTTACCAACCAACTCAACCTATTTTCTAGTTACGCAAGCCATCCTGAAAGAGTGGATATTTCTTATACGGGTACCGTAAATATTAAATTCAATAAATTCATCACCACTATGATTACCATGGATTTATTATACGATCACGATCAGTTACAAAGATTACAAATGAAACAAACCTTAGGCGTAGGATTTTCCTATGACTTAGGAATACAAAGCAAAGACCGTCCAGATACGAAAAAGCTAATTAAACCTTTTGCTAATAGTACAAGTGTTAAGGGATAA
- a CDS encoding group III truncated hemoglobin, whose translation MRDISTREDIELLVDTFYNKVMIDDYIGPFFNEIAKVNWGKHLPIMYSFWESILFGKMTYKGNPMMKHFPINEIKALEKDHFNHWVKLWTESVEELFQGEYADAAIYKASNIANLMGYKMEMARRLDNL comes from the coding sequence ATGAGAGATATAAGCACGAGAGAAGATATTGAATTACTGGTAGATACTTTCTATAATAAAGTAATGATAGATGATTATATAGGTCCCTTTTTTAATGAAATAGCCAAAGTAAATTGGGGCAAGCATCTCCCCATTATGTACTCGTTTTGGGAAAGTATTTTATTTGGAAAGATGACCTATAAAGGGAATCCTATGATGAAGCATTTTCCTATTAATGAAATTAAAGCTTTGGAAAAAGATCATTTTAACCATTGGGTAAAGCTTTGGACGGAATCTGTGGAAGAGCTTTTCCAAGGAGAATATGCAGATGCCGCTATTTATAAAGCAAGCAATATTGCCAACTTGATGGGATATAAGATGGAAATGGCAAGGAGGTTGGATAACCTATAA